From Bombyx mori chromosome 10, ASM3026992v2, a single genomic window includes:
- the LOC101739258 gene encoding sodium- and chloride-dependent GABA transporter ine isoform X2 — protein MLYRRPPDEDSASHESDCEEEEEDAAVHLKPRRPFWANKIQFVLACVGYSVGLGNVWRFPYLCYKSGGGAFLIPYFIILLVCGVPMLFMELAIGQYTAHGPIGALSQICPLFKGAGLASVVISFLMSTYYAVIIAWAIYYFFTSFKTEVPWASCSNRWNTDMCWVPNHNYTKPNGSQTPTEQFFEKKVLSMSAGIEFPGGMRWELAACLVCAWVLVYFALWKSIKSSAKVRYITTTLPFLLILVFLGRSLTLDGADRGLRFFFKPEWELLKQSRPWVNAASQIFNSIGIAFGSMIMFASYNRFDNNFLHDTVAVTLVNAITSLIVGIFTFATIGNIAFEQNTPVKDVIADSPGLLFVVYPQAIAKMPASQLWAVLFFFMFLCLGLNSQFAIVEVVVTSIQDGFPDMIRRKLVYHELLVLLVCAVSLVFGLPHIIHSGIYIFQLMDYYAASLSITYLAFFEVVAIAWFYGVGRLSRNIKQMTGRRPSIYFRFCWLIATPALLIALWVASLVDYTPPSYRQYQYPAWAQAIGWIIASLSLLCIPVYAVIVVFRAPGENLLEKLRYSIRPSSICDCGVNGCDICCSESETPEDKTVIT, from the exons ATGCTCTACCGAAG ACCCCCCGATGAAGATTCGGCATCCCACGAGAGTGActgtgaagaagaagaagaagatgccGCAGTACATTTGAAACCCCGAAGGCCCTTTTGGGCTAACAAGATTCAGTTCGTGTTGGCATGCGTCGGATACTCCGTTGGCCTCGGCAATGTTTGGCGCTTTCCTTATCTCTGTTACAAAAGTGGAGGAG GTGCATTTTTGATACCTTACTTCATAATATTGTTAGTTTGCGGCGTCCCGATGCTCTTTATGGAACTGGCTATAGGGCAATACACAGCTCACGGACCTATAGGAGCTTTGTCGCAGATATGTCCACtttttaaag GTGCAGGTTTAGCGAGTGTGGTGATCTCATTTTTAATGTCCACATACTATGCTGTGATAATCGCGTGggcaatttattatttcttcacGTCTTTCAAAACGGAAGTACCATGGGCCAGTTGTTCAAATCGATGGAACACGGATATGTGCTGGGTGCCAAACCATAACTACACAAAACCGAATGGATCTCAAACACCCACCGAACAATTCTTCGA GAAGAAGGTATTGAGTATGAGTGCCGGTATAGAATTTCCTGGTGGCATGCGGTGGGAATTGGCAGCTTGCTTGGTCTGTGCTTGGGTGTTAGTTTATTTCGCCCTGTGGAAAAGTATCAAGTCATCCGCCAAAGTTCGTTATATCACCACGACACTGCCTTTTCTGCTAATTTTAGTATTCTTAGGTAGATCTCTAACACTCGATGGGGCGGACAGAGGCTTGAGATTTTTCTTCAAACCAGAATGGGAACTTCTAAAACAATCCAGACCATGGGTTAACGCCGCTTCACAAATTTTCAATTCCATCGGCATAGCGTTCGGATCTATGATCATGTTCGCTTCATATAACAGATTCGACAACAATTTTCTACACGATACTGTGGCTGTAACATTGGTCAATGCAATAACCAGTCTCATAGTCGGAATATTCACCTTCGCTACTATTGGAAATATCGCATTTGAACAAAACACACCGGTCAAAGATGTTATCGCAGATA GTCCCGGACTTTTATTCGTGGTTTATCCACAAGCAATTGCAAAGATGCCAGCTTCGCAACTTTGggcagttttatttttctttatgttcCTGTGCCTTGGCCTGAACAGTCAG tttgCCATTGTGGAAGTTGTCGTTACTTCGATACAAGATGGTTTCCCAGATATGATCCGTAGGAAACTTGTCTATCATGAGCTCTTAGTATTATTGGTGTGCGCGGTGTCACTCGTATTCGGCCTACCACATATAATACATAGCGGCATATACATATTCCAATTAATGGACTACTATGCCGCTTCGCTCAGTATCACGTATCTTGCATTTTTCGAAGTTGTTGCCATAGCTTGGTTCTATGGAGTGGGGAGACTTTCTCGAAACATTAAACAGATGACAG GTCGACGTCCGTCAATTTATTTCCGATTTTGTTGGCTGATTGCTACACCTGCTCTATTAATAGCACTATGGGTGGCAAGTCTCGTCGATTATACTCCCCCCAGCTACCGGCAGTACCAATATCCAGCATGGGCACAAGCAATTGGTTGGATTATCGCCTCCCTTTCCTTATTATGCATTCCTGTGTACGCTGTAATAGTCGTATTTAGAGCACCCGGGGAAAATTTACTTGAG aAATTACGTTATTCCATTCGCCCGAGTTCTATTTGCGACTGTGGCGTGAATGGTTGTGATATATGCTGCTCGGAATCCGAAACTCCTGAAGATAAAACTGTTATaacttag